Proteins encoded by one window of Pan troglodytes isolate AG18354 chromosome 16, NHGRI_mPanTro3-v2.0_pri, whole genome shotgun sequence:
- the UACA gene encoding uveal autoantigen with coiled-coil domains and ankyrin repeats isoform X6, which translates to MQDEVNAKSHQREHQNIQDLEIENEDLKERLRKIQQEQRILLDKVNGLQLQLNEEVMVADDLESEREKLKSLLAAKEKQHEESLRTIEALKNRFKYFESDHLGSGSHFSNRKEDMLLKQGQMYMADSQCTSPGIPAHMQSRSMLRPLELSLPSQTSYSENEILKKELEAMRTFCESAKQDRLKLQNELAHKVAECKALALECERVKEDSDEQIKQLEDALKDVQKRMYESEGKVKQMQTHFLALKEHLTSEAASGNHRLTEELKDQLKDLKVKYEGASAEVGKLRNQIKQNEMIVEEFKRDEGKLIEENQRLQKELSVCEMEREKKGRKVTEMEGQAKELLAKLALSIPAEKFENMKSSLSNEVNEKAKKLVEMEREHEKSLSEIRQLKRELENVKAKLAQHVKPEEHEQVKSRLEQKSGELGKKITELTLKNQTLQKEIEKVYLDNKLLKEQAHNLTIEMKNHYVPLKVSEDMKKSHDAIIDDLNRKLLDVTQKYTEKKLEMEKLLLENDSLSKDVSRLETVFVPPEKHEKEITALKSNIVELKKQLSELKKKCGEDQEKIHALTSENTNLKKMMSNQYVPVKTHEEVKMTLNDTLAKTNRELLDVKKKFEDINQEFVKIKDKNEILKRNLENTQNQIKAEYISLAEHEAKMSSLSQSMRKVQDSNAEILANYRKGQEEIVTLHAEIKAQKKELDTIQECIKVKYAPIVSFEECERKFKATEKELKDQLSEQTRKYSVSEEEVKKNKQENDKLKKEIFTLQKDLRDKTVLIEKSHEMERALSRKTDELNKQLKDLSQKYTEVKNVKEKLVAENAKQTSEILAVQNLLQKQHVPLEQVEALKKSLNGTIENLKEELKSMQRCYEKEQQTVTKLHQLLENQKNSSVPLAEHLQIKEAFEKEVGIIKASLREKEEESQNKMEEVSKLQSEVQNTKQALKKLETREVVDLSKYKATKSDLETQISSLNEKLANLNRKYEEVCEEVLHAKKKEISAKDEKELLHFSIEQEIKDQKERCDKSLTTITELQRRIQESAKQIEAKDNKITELLNDVERLKQALNGLSQLTYTSGNPTKRQSQLIDTLQHQVKSLEQQLADADRQHQEVIAIYRTHLLSAAQGHMDEDVQEALLQIIQMRQGLVC; encoded by the exons ATGCAAGATGAAGTAAATGCGAAGTCACATCAGAGGGAGCATCAAAATAttcag GATTTGGAGATTGAAAATGAAGATTTGAAAGAGAGGTTGAGAAAAATTCAGCAAGAACAAAGAATACTTTTGGATAAAGTCAATGGTTTACAGTTACAGCTGAATGAG gaaGTTATGGTTGCTGATGATCTGGAAAGCGAG AGAGAAAAGCTGAAGTCCCTTTTGGCAGCTAAAGAAAAGCAACATGAAGAAAGCTTAAGGACTATTGAGGCTctgaaaaatagatttaaatattttgag AGTGATCATTTAGGATCAGGAAGTCATTTCAGTAACC gAAAAGAAGATATGCTTCTTAAACAAGGTCAGATGTATATGGCAGACTCACAG tgtacTTCCCCAGGTATACCAGCCCATATGCAAAGCAGATCTATGTTAAGACCTCTGGAACTATCTTTACCCAGTCAAACGTCATactctgaaaatgaaattttaaagaaagagttAGAAGCAATGCGAACTTTCTGTGAGTCAGCAAAACAAGACCGACTGAAGCTCCAAAATGAACTGGCACACAAAGTGGCAGAATGCAAAGCTTTAGCATTAGAATGTGAAAGGGTCAAGGAGGAttcagatgaacagataaagcaATTAGAAGATGCATTAAAAGATGTGCAGAAGAGGATGTATGAGTCAGAAGGTAAAGTTAAACAAATGCAGACCCATTTTCTTGCCCTTAAAGAACACTTAACAAGTGAAGCAGCCTCAGGGAATCACAGACTAACCGAGGAACTGAAGGATCAGTTGAAAGACTTGAAAGTAAAATATGAAGGTGCTTCAGCAGAAGTGGGGAAATTAAGAAACCAAATCAAACAAAATGAGATGATAGTAGAAGAGTTTAAGAGGGATGAAGGCAAGCTGATAGAAGAAAATCAGCGATTACAGAAGGAACTTAGTGTGTGTGAAATGGAgcgagagaagaaaggaagaaaggtcaCAGAGATGGAAGGCCAGGCAAAAGAATTGTTAGCGAAGTTGGCCCTTTCCATTCCAgctgaaaaatttgaaaacatgaaGAGCTCATTATCAAATGAAGTGAAtgagaaagcaaaaaaattagTAGAAATGGAAAGAGAACATGAAAAATCACTTAGTGAAATTAGACAGTTAAAGAGAGAACTTGAGAATGTTAAGGCCAAGCTTGCTCAGCACGTCAAACCAGAGGAACATGAACAGGTTAAGAGCAGATTAGAACAGAAATCAGGAGAACTTGGGAAGAAGATCACTGAGTTAACATTGAAAAATCAGACACtacaaaaggaaattgaaaaagttTATTTGGATAATAAGCTCCTCAAGGAGCAAGCACATAACTTaacaattgaaatgaaaaatcatTATGTTCCTTTAAAAGTAAGTGAAGACATGAAAAAGTCACATGATGCAATTATTGATGATCTTAATAGAAAGCTTTTAGATGTAacacaaaaatatacagaaaagaagTTGGAAATGGAGAAATTGCTACTGGAAAATGACAGCTTAAGTAAGGATGTAAGCCGCCTAGAAACTGTGTTTGTACCTCctgagaaacatgaaaaagagatAACAGCTCTGAAATCCAATATTGTTGAACTTAAGAAACAGCTGTCTGAACTTAAGAAAAAATGTGGTGAAGACCAGGAGAAAATACACGCTCTCACATCTGAAAACACTAACTTGAAGAAGATGATGAGTAATCAGTATGTGCCAGTTAAAACCCATGAAGAGGTTAAAATGACACTGAATGACACGTTAGCCAAAACTAACAGAGAATTATTAGATGTGAAGAAAAAATTTGAAGATATAAATCAggaatttgtaaaaataaaagataagaatgaaatattaaaaagaaacctgGAAAACACTCAGAACCAAATAAAAGCTGAGTACATCAGCCTGGCAGAGCACGAGGCAAAGATGAGCTCGCTAAGTCAGAGCATGAGAAAGGTGCAGGATAGTAATGCTGAAATCTTGGCCAACTACAGAAAAGGCCAAGaagagattgtgacactgcatgCCGAAATTAAAGCCCAGAAGAAGGAGCTCGACACAATACAAGAATGCATTAAGGTAAAATACGCCCCAATTGTCAGCTTTGAGGAGTGCGAGAGAAAATTTAAAGCAACAGAGAAAGAACTAAAAGACCAGTTATCAGAGCAGACACGAAAGTATAGTGTCAGTGAAGAAGAAGTcaagaaaaacaagcaagagaatGACAAGTTAAAGAAGGAGATTTTTACCCTTCAGAAAGATTTGAGGGATAAGACAGTTCTCATTGAGAAGTCTCATGAAATGGAAAGAGCATTAAGCAGAAAAACAGACGAGCTAAACAAACAGTTAAAAGACTTGTCACAGAAATACACGGAAGTAAAGAATGTGAAAGAGAAGCTAGTAGCAGAAAATGCCAAACAGACTTCTGAGATACTTGCAGTGCAAAATCTTTTGCAAAAACAACATGTTCCATTGGAACAGGTTGAGGCTCTGAAAAAATCTCTTAATGGCACAATTGAAAATCTAAAGGAAGAACTGAAGAGTATGCAAAGGTGTTACGAGAAAGAGCAGCAGACAGTGACCAAACTGCATCAATTGTTGGAGAATCAAAAGAACTCTTCTGTACCCCTGGCAGAGCATTTGCAGATTAAAGAAGCATTTGAGAAAGAAGTTGGAATCATAAAAGCCAGcttgagagaaaaggaagaagaaagccaaaacaaaatggaagaagTCTCCAAACTTCAGTCTGAGGTTCAGAATACTAaacaagcattaaaaaaattagagactAGAGAGGTAGTTGACTTGTCTAAATATAAAGCAACAAAAAGTGATTTGGAGACACAGATTTCTAGCTTAAATGAAAAATTGGCCAATCTGAATAGAAAGTATGAGGAAGTATGTGAGGAAGTTTTGCAtgccaaaaagaaggaaatatctgcaaaagaTGAGAAGGAATTACTGCATTTCAGCATTGAGCAAGAAATTAAGGATCAGAAGGAACGATGTGATAAGTCCTTAACAACAATCACAGAGTTACAAAGAAGAATACAAGAATCTGCTAAACAAATAGAAGCAAAAGATAATAAG ataactgaACTGCTTAATGATGTGGAAAGATTAAAACAGGCACTCAATGGCCTTTCCCAACTCACCTACACAAGTGGGAACCCCACCAAGAGGCAGAGCCAGCTGATTGACACTCTGCAGCACCAAGTGAAATCTCTGGAGCAACAGCTGGCC GATGCTGACAGACAGCACCAAGAAGTAATTGCAATTTATCGGACACACCTTCTTAGTGCTGCACAG GGTCACATGGATGAAGATGTTCAGGAGGCTCTGCTCCAGATCATACAAATGCGGCAGGGGCTTGTGTGCTAG
- the UACA gene encoding uveal autoantigen with coiled-coil domains and ankyrin repeats isoform X4: MSSLYMELILQPVTLQYNCPTEHADLQGRTALHDAAMADCPSSIQLLCDHGASVNAKDVDGRTPLVLATQMSRPTICQLLIDRGADVNSRDKQNRTALMLGCEYGCRDAVEVLIKNGADISLLDALGHDSSYYARIGDNLDILTLLKTASENTNKGRELWKKGPSLQQRNLTHMQDEVNAKSHQREHQNIQDLEIENEDLKERLRKIQQEQRILLDKVNGLQLQLNEEVMVADDLESEREKLKSLLAAKEKQHEESLRTIEALKNRFKYFESDHLGSGSHFSNRKEDMLLKQGQMYMADSQCTSPGIPAHMQSRSMLRPLELSLPSQTSYSENEILKKELEAMRTFCESAKQDRLKLQNELAHKVAECKALALECERVKEDSDEQIKQLEDALKDVQKRMYESEGKVKQMQTHFLALKEHLTSEAASGNHRLTEELKDQLKDLKVKYEGASAEVGKLRNQIKQNEMIVEEFKRDEGKLIEENQRLQKELSVCEMEREKKGRKVTEMEGQAKELLAKLALSIPAEKFENMKSSLSNEVNEKAKKLVEMEREHEKSLSEIRQLKRELENVKAKLAQHVKPEEHEQVKSRLEQKSGELGKKITELTLKNQTLQKEIEKVYLDNKLLKEQAHNLTIEMKNHYVPLKVSEDMKKSHDAIIDDLNRKLLDVTQKYTEKKLEMEKLLLENDSLSKDVSRLETVFVPPEKHEKEITALKSNIVELKKQLSELKKKCGEDQEKIHALTSENTNLKKMMSNQYVPVKTHEEVKMTLNDTLAKTNRELLDVKKKFEDINQEFVKIKDKNEILKRNLENTQNQIKAEYISLAEHEAKMSSLSQSMRKVQDSNAEILANYRKGQEEIVTLHAEIKAQKKELDTIQECIKVKYAPIVSFEECERKFKATEKELKDQLSEQTRKYSVSEEEVKKNKQENDKLKKEIFTLQKDLRDKTVLIEKSHEMERALSRKTDELNKQLKDLSQKYTEVKNVKEKLVAENAKQTSEILAVQNLLQKQHVPLEQVEALKKSLNGTIENLKEELKSMQRCYEKEQQTVTKLHQLLENQKNSSVPLAEHLQIKEAFEKEVGIIKASLREKEEESQNKMEEVSKLQSEVQNTKQALKKLETREVVDLSKYKATKSDLETQISSLNEKLANLNRKYEEVCEEVLHAKKKEISAKDEKELLHFSIEQEIKDQKERCDKSLTTITELQRRIQESAKQIEAKDNKITELLNDVERLKQALNGLSQLTYTSGNPTKRQSQLIDTLQHQVKSLEQQLADADRQHQEVIAIYRTHLLSAAQGHMDEDVQEALLQIIQMRQGLVC; the protein is encoded by the exons AACTGCCCTCATGCTAGGTTGCGAATATGGTTGCAGAGATGCAGTAGAAGTCTTAATTAAAAATGGTGCTGATATAAGCTTGCTGGATGCGCTTGGCCATGATAGTTCTTACTATGCAAGAATTGGTGACAATCTGGACATTCTAACCTTGTTGAAGACTGCATCGGAAAATACCAACAAAG GGAGAGAACTTTGGAAGAAAGGGCCATCTTTGCAACAG CGAAATTTGACACACATGCAAGATGAAGTAAATGCGAAGTCACATCAGAGGGAGCATCAAAATAttcag GATTTGGAGATTGAAAATGAAGATTTGAAAGAGAGGTTGAGAAAAATTCAGCAAGAACAAAGAATACTTTTGGATAAAGTCAATGGTTTACAGTTACAGCTGAATGAG gaaGTTATGGTTGCTGATGATCTGGAAAGCGAG AGAGAAAAGCTGAAGTCCCTTTTGGCAGCTAAAGAAAAGCAACATGAAGAAAGCTTAAGGACTATTGAGGCTctgaaaaatagatttaaatattttgag AGTGATCATTTAGGATCAGGAAGTCATTTCAGTAACC gAAAAGAAGATATGCTTCTTAAACAAGGTCAGATGTATATGGCAGACTCACAG tgtacTTCCCCAGGTATACCAGCCCATATGCAAAGCAGATCTATGTTAAGACCTCTGGAACTATCTTTACCCAGTCAAACGTCATactctgaaaatgaaattttaaagaaagagttAGAAGCAATGCGAACTTTCTGTGAGTCAGCAAAACAAGACCGACTGAAGCTCCAAAATGAACTGGCACACAAAGTGGCAGAATGCAAAGCTTTAGCATTAGAATGTGAAAGGGTCAAGGAGGAttcagatgaacagataaagcaATTAGAAGATGCATTAAAAGATGTGCAGAAGAGGATGTATGAGTCAGAAGGTAAAGTTAAACAAATGCAGACCCATTTTCTTGCCCTTAAAGAACACTTAACAAGTGAAGCAGCCTCAGGGAATCACAGACTAACCGAGGAACTGAAGGATCAGTTGAAAGACTTGAAAGTAAAATATGAAGGTGCTTCAGCAGAAGTGGGGAAATTAAGAAACCAAATCAAACAAAATGAGATGATAGTAGAAGAGTTTAAGAGGGATGAAGGCAAGCTGATAGAAGAAAATCAGCGATTACAGAAGGAACTTAGTGTGTGTGAAATGGAgcgagagaagaaaggaagaaaggtcaCAGAGATGGAAGGCCAGGCAAAAGAATTGTTAGCGAAGTTGGCCCTTTCCATTCCAgctgaaaaatttgaaaacatgaaGAGCTCATTATCAAATGAAGTGAAtgagaaagcaaaaaaattagTAGAAATGGAAAGAGAACATGAAAAATCACTTAGTGAAATTAGACAGTTAAAGAGAGAACTTGAGAATGTTAAGGCCAAGCTTGCTCAGCACGTCAAACCAGAGGAACATGAACAGGTTAAGAGCAGATTAGAACAGAAATCAGGAGAACTTGGGAAGAAGATCACTGAGTTAACATTGAAAAATCAGACACtacaaaaggaaattgaaaaagttTATTTGGATAATAAGCTCCTCAAGGAGCAAGCACATAACTTaacaattgaaatgaaaaatcatTATGTTCCTTTAAAAGTAAGTGAAGACATGAAAAAGTCACATGATGCAATTATTGATGATCTTAATAGAAAGCTTTTAGATGTAacacaaaaatatacagaaaagaagTTGGAAATGGAGAAATTGCTACTGGAAAATGACAGCTTAAGTAAGGATGTAAGCCGCCTAGAAACTGTGTTTGTACCTCctgagaaacatgaaaaagagatAACAGCTCTGAAATCCAATATTGTTGAACTTAAGAAACAGCTGTCTGAACTTAAGAAAAAATGTGGTGAAGACCAGGAGAAAATACACGCTCTCACATCTGAAAACACTAACTTGAAGAAGATGATGAGTAATCAGTATGTGCCAGTTAAAACCCATGAAGAGGTTAAAATGACACTGAATGACACGTTAGCCAAAACTAACAGAGAATTATTAGATGTGAAGAAAAAATTTGAAGATATAAATCAggaatttgtaaaaataaaagataagaatgaaatattaaaaagaaacctgGAAAACACTCAGAACCAAATAAAAGCTGAGTACATCAGCCTGGCAGAGCACGAGGCAAAGATGAGCTCGCTAAGTCAGAGCATGAGAAAGGTGCAGGATAGTAATGCTGAAATCTTGGCCAACTACAGAAAAGGCCAAGaagagattgtgacactgcatgCCGAAATTAAAGCCCAGAAGAAGGAGCTCGACACAATACAAGAATGCATTAAGGTAAAATACGCCCCAATTGTCAGCTTTGAGGAGTGCGAGAGAAAATTTAAAGCAACAGAGAAAGAACTAAAAGACCAGTTATCAGAGCAGACACGAAAGTATAGTGTCAGTGAAGAAGAAGTcaagaaaaacaagcaagagaatGACAAGTTAAAGAAGGAGATTTTTACCCTTCAGAAAGATTTGAGGGATAAGACAGTTCTCATTGAGAAGTCTCATGAAATGGAAAGAGCATTAAGCAGAAAAACAGACGAGCTAAACAAACAGTTAAAAGACTTGTCACAGAAATACACGGAAGTAAAGAATGTGAAAGAGAAGCTAGTAGCAGAAAATGCCAAACAGACTTCTGAGATACTTGCAGTGCAAAATCTTTTGCAAAAACAACATGTTCCATTGGAACAGGTTGAGGCTCTGAAAAAATCTCTTAATGGCACAATTGAAAATCTAAAGGAAGAACTGAAGAGTATGCAAAGGTGTTACGAGAAAGAGCAGCAGACAGTGACCAAACTGCATCAATTGTTGGAGAATCAAAAGAACTCTTCTGTACCCCTGGCAGAGCATTTGCAGATTAAAGAAGCATTTGAGAAAGAAGTTGGAATCATAAAAGCCAGcttgagagaaaaggaagaagaaagccaaaacaaaatggaagaagTCTCCAAACTTCAGTCTGAGGTTCAGAATACTAaacaagcattaaaaaaattagagactAGAGAGGTAGTTGACTTGTCTAAATATAAAGCAACAAAAAGTGATTTGGAGACACAGATTTCTAGCTTAAATGAAAAATTGGCCAATCTGAATAGAAAGTATGAGGAAGTATGTGAGGAAGTTTTGCAtgccaaaaagaaggaaatatctgcaaaagaTGAGAAGGAATTACTGCATTTCAGCATTGAGCAAGAAATTAAGGATCAGAAGGAACGATGTGATAAGTCCTTAACAACAATCACAGAGTTACAAAGAAGAATACAAGAATCTGCTAAACAAATAGAAGCAAAAGATAATAAG ataactgaACTGCTTAATGATGTGGAAAGATTAAAACAGGCACTCAATGGCCTTTCCCAACTCACCTACACAAGTGGGAACCCCACCAAGAGGCAGAGCCAGCTGATTGACACTCTGCAGCACCAAGTGAAATCTCTGGAGCAACAGCTGGCC GATGCTGACAGACAGCACCAAGAAGTAATTGCAATTTATCGGACACACCTTCTTAGTGCTGCACAG GGTCACATGGATGAAGATGTTCAGGAGGCTCTGCTCCAGATCATACAAATGCGGCAGGGGCTTGTGTGCTAG
- the UACA gene encoding uveal autoantigen with coiled-coil domains and ankyrin repeats isoform X5: MLIPETNKTGRELWKKGPSLQQRNLTHMQDEVNAKSHQREHQNIQDLEIENEDLKERLRKIQQEQRILLDKVNGLQLQLNEEVMVADDLESEREKLKSLLAAKEKQHEESLRTIEALKNRFKYFESDHLGSGSHFSNRKEDMLLKQGQMYMADSQCTSPGIPAHMQSRSMLRPLELSLPSQTSYSENEILKKELEAMRTFCESAKQDRLKLQNELAHKVAECKALALECERVKEDSDEQIKQLEDALKDVQKRMYESEGKVKQMQTHFLALKEHLTSEAASGNHRLTEELKDQLKDLKVKYEGASAEVGKLRNQIKQNEMIVEEFKRDEGKLIEENQRLQKELSVCEMEREKKGRKVTEMEGQAKELLAKLALSIPAEKFENMKSSLSNEVNEKAKKLVEMEREHEKSLSEIRQLKRELENVKAKLAQHVKPEEHEQVKSRLEQKSGELGKKITELTLKNQTLQKEIEKVYLDNKLLKEQAHNLTIEMKNHYVPLKVSEDMKKSHDAIIDDLNRKLLDVTQKYTEKKLEMEKLLLENDSLSKDVSRLETVFVPPEKHEKEITALKSNIVELKKQLSELKKKCGEDQEKIHALTSENTNLKKMMSNQYVPVKTHEEVKMTLNDTLAKTNRELLDVKKKFEDINQEFVKIKDKNEILKRNLENTQNQIKAEYISLAEHEAKMSSLSQSMRKVQDSNAEILANYRKGQEEIVTLHAEIKAQKKELDTIQECIKVKYAPIVSFEECERKFKATEKELKDQLSEQTRKYSVSEEEVKKNKQENDKLKKEIFTLQKDLRDKTVLIEKSHEMERALSRKTDELNKQLKDLSQKYTEVKNVKEKLVAENAKQTSEILAVQNLLQKQHVPLEQVEALKKSLNGTIENLKEELKSMQRCYEKEQQTVTKLHQLLENQKNSSVPLAEHLQIKEAFEKEVGIIKASLREKEEESQNKMEEVSKLQSEVQNTKQALKKLETREVVDLSKYKATKSDLETQISSLNEKLANLNRKYEEVCEEVLHAKKKEISAKDEKELLHFSIEQEIKDQKERCDKSLTTITELQRRIQESAKQIEAKDNKITELLNDVERLKQALNGLSQLTYTSGNPTKRQSQLIDTLQHQVKSLEQQLADADRQHQEVIAIYRTHLLSAAQGHMDEDVQEALLQIIQMRQGLVC, encoded by the exons GGAGAGAACTTTGGAAGAAAGGGCCATCTTTGCAACAG CGAAATTTGACACACATGCAAGATGAAGTAAATGCGAAGTCACATCAGAGGGAGCATCAAAATAttcag GATTTGGAGATTGAAAATGAAGATTTGAAAGAGAGGTTGAGAAAAATTCAGCAAGAACAAAGAATACTTTTGGATAAAGTCAATGGTTTACAGTTACAGCTGAATGAG gaaGTTATGGTTGCTGATGATCTGGAAAGCGAG AGAGAAAAGCTGAAGTCCCTTTTGGCAGCTAAAGAAAAGCAACATGAAGAAAGCTTAAGGACTATTGAGGCTctgaaaaatagatttaaatattttgag AGTGATCATTTAGGATCAGGAAGTCATTTCAGTAACC gAAAAGAAGATATGCTTCTTAAACAAGGTCAGATGTATATGGCAGACTCACAG tgtacTTCCCCAGGTATACCAGCCCATATGCAAAGCAGATCTATGTTAAGACCTCTGGAACTATCTTTACCCAGTCAAACGTCATactctgaaaatgaaattttaaagaaagagttAGAAGCAATGCGAACTTTCTGTGAGTCAGCAAAACAAGACCGACTGAAGCTCCAAAATGAACTGGCACACAAAGTGGCAGAATGCAAAGCTTTAGCATTAGAATGTGAAAGGGTCAAGGAGGAttcagatgaacagataaagcaATTAGAAGATGCATTAAAAGATGTGCAGAAGAGGATGTATGAGTCAGAAGGTAAAGTTAAACAAATGCAGACCCATTTTCTTGCCCTTAAAGAACACTTAACAAGTGAAGCAGCCTCAGGGAATCACAGACTAACCGAGGAACTGAAGGATCAGTTGAAAGACTTGAAAGTAAAATATGAAGGTGCTTCAGCAGAAGTGGGGAAATTAAGAAACCAAATCAAACAAAATGAGATGATAGTAGAAGAGTTTAAGAGGGATGAAGGCAAGCTGATAGAAGAAAATCAGCGATTACAGAAGGAACTTAGTGTGTGTGAAATGGAgcgagagaagaaaggaagaaaggtcaCAGAGATGGAAGGCCAGGCAAAAGAATTGTTAGCGAAGTTGGCCCTTTCCATTCCAgctgaaaaatttgaaaacatgaaGAGCTCATTATCAAATGAAGTGAAtgagaaagcaaaaaaattagTAGAAATGGAAAGAGAACATGAAAAATCACTTAGTGAAATTAGACAGTTAAAGAGAGAACTTGAGAATGTTAAGGCCAAGCTTGCTCAGCACGTCAAACCAGAGGAACATGAACAGGTTAAGAGCAGATTAGAACAGAAATCAGGAGAACTTGGGAAGAAGATCACTGAGTTAACATTGAAAAATCAGACACtacaaaaggaaattgaaaaagttTATTTGGATAATAAGCTCCTCAAGGAGCAAGCACATAACTTaacaattgaaatgaaaaatcatTATGTTCCTTTAAAAGTAAGTGAAGACATGAAAAAGTCACATGATGCAATTATTGATGATCTTAATAGAAAGCTTTTAGATGTAacacaaaaatatacagaaaagaagTTGGAAATGGAGAAATTGCTACTGGAAAATGACAGCTTAAGTAAGGATGTAAGCCGCCTAGAAACTGTGTTTGTACCTCctgagaaacatgaaaaagagatAACAGCTCTGAAATCCAATATTGTTGAACTTAAGAAACAGCTGTCTGAACTTAAGAAAAAATGTGGTGAAGACCAGGAGAAAATACACGCTCTCACATCTGAAAACACTAACTTGAAGAAGATGATGAGTAATCAGTATGTGCCAGTTAAAACCCATGAAGAGGTTAAAATGACACTGAATGACACGTTAGCCAAAACTAACAGAGAATTATTAGATGTGAAGAAAAAATTTGAAGATATAAATCAggaatttgtaaaaataaaagataagaatgaaatattaaaaagaaacctgGAAAACACTCAGAACCAAATAAAAGCTGAGTACATCAGCCTGGCAGAGCACGAGGCAAAGATGAGCTCGCTAAGTCAGAGCATGAGAAAGGTGCAGGATAGTAATGCTGAAATCTTGGCCAACTACAGAAAAGGCCAAGaagagattgtgacactgcatgCCGAAATTAAAGCCCAGAAGAAGGAGCTCGACACAATACAAGAATGCATTAAGGTAAAATACGCCCCAATTGTCAGCTTTGAGGAGTGCGAGAGAAAATTTAAAGCAACAGAGAAAGAACTAAAAGACCAGTTATCAGAGCAGACACGAAAGTATAGTGTCAGTGAAGAAGAAGTcaagaaaaacaagcaagagaatGACAAGTTAAAGAAGGAGATTTTTACCCTTCAGAAAGATTTGAGGGATAAGACAGTTCTCATTGAGAAGTCTCATGAAATGGAAAGAGCATTAAGCAGAAAAACAGACGAGCTAAACAAACAGTTAAAAGACTTGTCACAGAAATACACGGAAGTAAAGAATGTGAAAGAGAAGCTAGTAGCAGAAAATGCCAAACAGACTTCTGAGATACTTGCAGTGCAAAATCTTTTGCAAAAACAACATGTTCCATTGGAACAGGTTGAGGCTCTGAAAAAATCTCTTAATGGCACAATTGAAAATCTAAAGGAAGAACTGAAGAGTATGCAAAGGTGTTACGAGAAAGAGCAGCAGACAGTGACCAAACTGCATCAATTGTTGGAGAATCAAAAGAACTCTTCTGTACCCCTGGCAGAGCATTTGCAGATTAAAGAAGCATTTGAGAAAGAAGTTGGAATCATAAAAGCCAGcttgagagaaaaggaagaagaaagccaaaacaaaatggaagaagTCTCCAAACTTCAGTCTGAGGTTCAGAATACTAaacaagcattaaaaaaattagagactAGAGAGGTAGTTGACTTGTCTAAATATAAAGCAACAAAAAGTGATTTGGAGACACAGATTTCTAGCTTAAATGAAAAATTGGCCAATCTGAATAGAAAGTATGAGGAAGTATGTGAGGAAGTTTTGCAtgccaaaaagaaggaaatatctgcaaaagaTGAGAAGGAATTACTGCATTTCAGCATTGAGCAAGAAATTAAGGATCAGAAGGAACGATGTGATAAGTCCTTAACAACAATCACAGAGTTACAAAGAAGAATACAAGAATCTGCTAAACAAATAGAAGCAAAAGATAATAAG ataactgaACTGCTTAATGATGTGGAAAGATTAAAACAGGCACTCAATGGCCTTTCCCAACTCACCTACACAAGTGGGAACCCCACCAAGAGGCAGAGCCAGCTGATTGACACTCTGCAGCACCAAGTGAAATCTCTGGAGCAACAGCTGGCC GATGCTGACAGACAGCACCAAGAAGTAATTGCAATTTATCGGACACACCTTCTTAGTGCTGCACAG GGTCACATGGATGAAGATGTTCAGGAGGCTCTGCTCCAGATCATACAAATGCGGCAGGGGCTTGTGTGCTAG